In Doryrhamphus excisus isolate RoL2022-K1 chromosome 7, RoL_Dexc_1.0, whole genome shotgun sequence, one genomic interval encodes:
- the LOC131132621 gene encoding N-acetylglucosamine-1-phosphotransferase subunits alpha/beta-like isoform X4, translated as MPIDLVYTWVNGTDDNLLRDIAAVKEQLAEEERALRETLKCPLSRCISAPMLVLDPALPAGITLHELPLQLPSLSDAKALLRLDKPLQPSNAVSVVIFHSQADADKALTVELSDDQKFLLSKCYLTTEKETPGAIPMNTLAYVTGFPGSFKVSEELRAKLPTAITDKMTALELYPEANIALLYLKSPQHLTDLLHEAKNDLTLDGKQLAISPVYLFWDFSQVPSFQIKPGPKDVLTTNRFEDNGALRHSLRSVEKYAPWVRHIFVVTNGQIPFWLNLENPRISVVTHQEIFLNPGDLPTFSSPAIESNLHRIPGIAQKFIYLNDDVMFGKDVWVDDFYTPSNGQKVYLTWPFSPCSKGCPGSLIENGKCNKECNNLACDWDGGDCKARNHRSVRSAGNAGDKRGSEVEASGAAASPLRRNLQEFVPSDEGFLSWEESKLFNALLEEEERHQRALMYETNGAAFGRKLQNSFTESLRYVDRLYNRKFGVMSRKTIAHTPHMIDKLVMQELQNMFPKEFEKTSGHRLRHSEDMQFAFSYFYFLMSVKQKANVSEVFDTADKDRSGVLSDPEIEAFAMRIHKQRLNPTDLKSLANDLITCSKNEVIQNLRTKHRQEVYIDQNMPQITKDLVLNCKPVTDRIRQAFPDQKKYKYQIMGEQEIHFRLITNNMASALRHFQEVRTQPKKFICMNDDIDHSKSNAKEVQMKMAEFYHAMFPQPSQFELPKEKINRFLYMDELHKWQAYQDRLRFYRYCVIVVLVIFTLRFISKKIIHLKRQMLHGGKVFQL; from the exons ATGCCAATCGATCTGGTGTACACGTGGGTGAACGGCACAGATGACAACTTGCTGAGGGACATTGCGGCGGTCAAAGAGCAGCTGGCGGAAGAAGAACGAGCTCTGAG AGAGACGCTAAAATGCCCGCTGTCCCGCTGCATTTCAGCACCCATGCTGGTGCTCGATCCCGCCCTGCCGGCCGGCATCACGCTTCATGAGCTGCCCTTGCAGTTGCCCTCCCTTTCAGATGCAAAAGCACTGCTGCGACTGGACAAACCGCTCCAACCCTCCAACGCTGTCTCCGTGGTCATCTTCCATTCACAGGCTGATG CTGACAAAGCCTTGACAGTTGAGCTCAGCGACGACCAGAAATTCTTGCTCTCCAAATGTTACCTG aCCACAGAGAAAGAGACTCCAGGCGCCATACCCATGAACACCCTGGCTTATGTGACTGGATTCCCAGGATCCTTCAAGGTGTCAGAAGAGCTGCGAGCCAAATTACCGACGGCCATCACGGACAAGATGACAGCG TTGGAGTTGTACCCCGAAGCCAACATCGCTCTCCTCTACCTCAAAAGTCCACAGCATTTGACTGATCTCCTCCATGAAGCTAAAAACGACCTGACTCTGGATGGGAAGCAGTTGGCCATCAGCCCCGTCTACTTGTTCTGGGAT TTTTCCCAGGTGCCATCTTTCCAGATAAAGCCAGGTCCAAAAGACGTTCTGACAACCAATCGCTTTGAAGACAATGGCGCACTCCGACATTCACTGCGATCCGTGGAGAAATACGCTCCATGGGTGCGACATATTTTCGTCGTCACAAACGGGCAGATTCCTTTCTGGCTGAACTTGGAGAACCCCCGAATTTCAGTTGTCACACATCAG GAAATCTTCTTGAACCCCGGCGACCTCCCCACCTTCAGCTCCCCCGCGATCGAGAGCAACCTCCACCGCATCCCGGGAATCGCTCAGAAGTTCATTTACCTCAACGATGATGTGATGTTTGGCAAAGACGTCTGGGTTGATGACTTCTACACCCCATCGAATGGGCAGAAA GTCTATCTCACTTGGCCTTTTTCCCCTTGTTCCAAGGGCTGTCCAGGAAGCCTGATAGAGAACGGGAAGTGTAATAAAGAATGCAACAACCTTGCCTGTGATTGGGACGGAGGCGACTGCAAGG CAAGGAACCACAGGTCTGTGCGCAGTGCTGGGAATGCGGGGGACAAGAGAGGTTCTGAAGTGGAAGCGTCTGGTGCTGCTGCATCTCCACTGAGGAGGAATCTCCAAGAGTTTGTCCCTTCTGATGAAGGCTTTCTATCCTGGGAGGAGTCCAAGTTGTTTAACGCTCTCCTGGAG GAAGAAGAACGTCACCAGAGAGCGCTAATGTATGAGACCAATGGCGCCGCTTTTGGTCGAAAGCTGCAGAACAGTTTTACCGAATCGCTACGATACGTGGACAGGCTGTACAACCGCAAGTTTGGCGTCATGTCTCGTAAAACTATCGCGCACACACCCCACATGATTGACAAGTTGGTCATGCAGGAGCTGCAGAACAT gTTCCCAAAAGAATTTGAGAAGACCTCCGGCCATCGTTTGCGCCACTCGGAAGACATGCAGTTTGCCTTTTCATACTTTTACTTCCTGATGAGCGTCAAGCAGAAGGCTAACGTTTCAGAGGTGTTTGACACAGCGGATAAGGACCGGTCTGGTGTTCTGTCCGATCCGGAGATTGAAGCCTTTGCTATGAGAATCCACAAGCAACGCCTCAATCCTACG GACTTGAAAAGTTTAGCTAATGACTTGATCACCTGCTCTAAAAATGAAGTCATTCAGAACCTCAGAACGAAACACCGTCAAGAGGTTTACATTGACCAAAACATG CCTCAGATCACAAAAGATCTGGTCCTGAACTGCAAACCCGTCACGGATCGTATTCGTCAAGCCTTCCCAGACCAGAAGAAGTACAA GTACCAGATCATGGGGGAGCAGGAGATCCATTTCAGGTTAATTACGAACAACATGGCCAGCGCTCTTCGGCATTTTCAAGAAGTTCGGACCCAACCAAA AAAGTTCATCTGCATGAACGACGACATTGATCACAGCAAAAGCAACGCCAAGGAAGTGCAAATGAAGATGGCCGAATTCTACCACGCCATGTTCCCGCAGCCGTCCCAGTTTGAACTGCCCAAAGAAAAGATCAACAGGTTCCTGTACATGGACGAGCTCCATAAATG
- the LOC131132621 gene encoding N-acetylglucosamine-1-phosphotransferase subunits alpha/beta-like isoform X2, translated as MLATYTRLILRYKFLVYFGALIVLMALVHQIGENVERWSRRDQSGHFHEVFDPQNRIQICTSFHSRECTPMPIDLVYTWVNGTDDNLLRDIAAVKEQLAEEERALRETLKCPLSRCISAPMLVLDPALPAGITLHELPLQLPSLSDAKALLRLDKPLQPSNAVSVVIFHSQADADKALTVELSDDQKFLLSKCYLTTEKETPGAIPMNTLAYVTGFPGSFKVSEELRAKLPTAITDKMTALELYPEANIALLYLKSPQHLTDLLHEAKNDLTLDGKQLAISPVYLFWDFSQVPSFQIKPGPKDVLTTNRFEDNGALRHSLRSVEKYAPWVRHIFVVTNGQIPFWLNLENPRISVVTHQEIFLNPGDLPTFSSPAIESNLHRIPGIAQKFIYLNDDVMFGKDVWVDDFYTPSNGQKGCPGSLIENGKCNKECNNLACDWDGGDCKARNHRSVRSAGNAGDKRGSEVEASGAAASPLRRNLQEFVPSDEGFLSWEESKLFNALLEEEERHQRALMYETNGAAFGRKLQNSFTESLRYVDRLYNRKFGVMSRKTIAHTPHMIDKLVMQELQNMFPKEFEKTSGHRLRHSEDMQFAFSYFYFLMSVKQKANVSEVFDTADKDRSGVLSDPEIEAFAMRIHKQRLNPTDLKSLANDLITCSKNEVIQNLRTKHRQEVYIDQNMPQITKDLVLNCKPVTDRIRQAFPDQKKYKYQIMGEQEIHFRLITNNMASALRHFQEVRTQPKKFICMNDDIDHSKSNAKEVQMKMAEFYHAMFPQPSQFELPKEKINRFLYMDELHKWQAYQDRLRFYRYCVIVVLVIFTLRFISKKIIHLKRQMLHGGKVFQL; from the exons ATGCTGGCGACTTACACCCGTCTGATCCTGCGATACAAATTTTTGGTCTACTTTGGGGCCTTGATCGTTTTGATGGCGTTGGTGCACCAGATTGGGGAG AATGTTGAAAGGTGGAGTCGTCGGGACCAGTCTGGCCATTTTCACGAGGTGTTTGATCCGCAGAATCGCATTCAGATTTGTACGTCATTCCACAGCAG AGAGTGCACGCCGATGCCAATCGATCTGGTGTACACGTGGGTGAACGGCACAGATGACAACTTGCTGAGGGACATTGCGGCGGTCAAAGAGCAGCTGGCGGAAGAAGAACGAGCTCTGAG AGAGACGCTAAAATGCCCGCTGTCCCGCTGCATTTCAGCACCCATGCTGGTGCTCGATCCCGCCCTGCCGGCCGGCATCACGCTTCATGAGCTGCCCTTGCAGTTGCCCTCCCTTTCAGATGCAAAAGCACTGCTGCGACTGGACAAACCGCTCCAACCCTCCAACGCTGTCTCCGTGGTCATCTTCCATTCACAGGCTGATG CTGACAAAGCCTTGACAGTTGAGCTCAGCGACGACCAGAAATTCTTGCTCTCCAAATGTTACCTG aCCACAGAGAAAGAGACTCCAGGCGCCATACCCATGAACACCCTGGCTTATGTGACTGGATTCCCAGGATCCTTCAAGGTGTCAGAAGAGCTGCGAGCCAAATTACCGACGGCCATCACGGACAAGATGACAGCG TTGGAGTTGTACCCCGAAGCCAACATCGCTCTCCTCTACCTCAAAAGTCCACAGCATTTGACTGATCTCCTCCATGAAGCTAAAAACGACCTGACTCTGGATGGGAAGCAGTTGGCCATCAGCCCCGTCTACTTGTTCTGGGAT TTTTCCCAGGTGCCATCTTTCCAGATAAAGCCAGGTCCAAAAGACGTTCTGACAACCAATCGCTTTGAAGACAATGGCGCACTCCGACATTCACTGCGATCCGTGGAGAAATACGCTCCATGGGTGCGACATATTTTCGTCGTCACAAACGGGCAGATTCCTTTCTGGCTGAACTTGGAGAACCCCCGAATTTCAGTTGTCACACATCAG GAAATCTTCTTGAACCCCGGCGACCTCCCCACCTTCAGCTCCCCCGCGATCGAGAGCAACCTCCACCGCATCCCGGGAATCGCTCAGAAGTTCATTTACCTCAACGATGATGTGATGTTTGGCAAAGACGTCTGGGTTGATGACTTCTACACCCCATCGAATGGGCAGAAA GGCTGTCCAGGAAGCCTGATAGAGAACGGGAAGTGTAATAAAGAATGCAACAACCTTGCCTGTGATTGGGACGGAGGCGACTGCAAGG CAAGGAACCACAGGTCTGTGCGCAGTGCTGGGAATGCGGGGGACAAGAGAGGTTCTGAAGTGGAAGCGTCTGGTGCTGCTGCATCTCCACTGAGGAGGAATCTCCAAGAGTTTGTCCCTTCTGATGAAGGCTTTCTATCCTGGGAGGAGTCCAAGTTGTTTAACGCTCTCCTGGAG GAAGAAGAACGTCACCAGAGAGCGCTAATGTATGAGACCAATGGCGCCGCTTTTGGTCGAAAGCTGCAGAACAGTTTTACCGAATCGCTACGATACGTGGACAGGCTGTACAACCGCAAGTTTGGCGTCATGTCTCGTAAAACTATCGCGCACACACCCCACATGATTGACAAGTTGGTCATGCAGGAGCTGCAGAACAT gTTCCCAAAAGAATTTGAGAAGACCTCCGGCCATCGTTTGCGCCACTCGGAAGACATGCAGTTTGCCTTTTCATACTTTTACTTCCTGATGAGCGTCAAGCAGAAGGCTAACGTTTCAGAGGTGTTTGACACAGCGGATAAGGACCGGTCTGGTGTTCTGTCCGATCCGGAGATTGAAGCCTTTGCTATGAGAATCCACAAGCAACGCCTCAATCCTACG GACTTGAAAAGTTTAGCTAATGACTTGATCACCTGCTCTAAAAATGAAGTCATTCAGAACCTCAGAACGAAACACCGTCAAGAGGTTTACATTGACCAAAACATG CCTCAGATCACAAAAGATCTGGTCCTGAACTGCAAACCCGTCACGGATCGTATTCGTCAAGCCTTCCCAGACCAGAAGAAGTACAA GTACCAGATCATGGGGGAGCAGGAGATCCATTTCAGGTTAATTACGAACAACATGGCCAGCGCTCTTCGGCATTTTCAAGAAGTTCGGACCCAACCAAA AAAGTTCATCTGCATGAACGACGACATTGATCACAGCAAAAGCAACGCCAAGGAAGTGCAAATGAAGATGGCCGAATTCTACCACGCCATGTTCCCGCAGCCGTCCCAGTTTGAACTGCCCAAAGAAAAGATCAACAGGTTCCTGTACATGGACGAGCTCCATAAATG
- the LOC131132621 gene encoding N-acetylglucosamine-1-phosphotransferase subunits alpha/beta-like isoform X3 → MLATYTRLILRYKFLVYFGALIVLMALVHQIGENVERWSRRDQSGHFHEVFDPQNRIQICTSFHSRECTPMPIDLVYTWVNGTDDNLLRDIAAVKEQLAEEERALRETLKCPLSRCISAPMLVLDPALPAGITLHELPLQLPSLSDAKALLRLDKPLQPSNAVSVVIFHSQADADKALTVELSDDQKFLLSKCYLTTEKETPGAIPMNTLAYVTGFPGSFKVSEELRAKLPTAITDKMTALELYPEANIALLYLKSPQHLTDLLHEAKNDLTLDGKQLAISPVYLFWDEIFLNPGDLPTFSSPAIESNLHRIPGIAQKFIYLNDDVMFGKDVWVDDFYTPSNGQKVYLTWPFSPCSKGCPGSLIENGKCNKECNNLACDWDGGDCKARNHRSVRSAGNAGDKRGSEVEASGAAASPLRRNLQEFVPSDEGFLSWEESKLFNALLEEEERHQRALMYETNGAAFGRKLQNSFTESLRYVDRLYNRKFGVMSRKTIAHTPHMIDKLVMQELQNMFPKEFEKTSGHRLRHSEDMQFAFSYFYFLMSVKQKANVSEVFDTADKDRSGVLSDPEIEAFAMRIHKQRLNPTDLKSLANDLITCSKNEVIQNLRTKHRQEVYIDQNMPQITKDLVLNCKPVTDRIRQAFPDQKKYKYQIMGEQEIHFRLITNNMASALRHFQEVRTQPKKFICMNDDIDHSKSNAKEVQMKMAEFYHAMFPQPSQFELPKEKINRFLYMDELHKWQAYQDRLRFYRYCVIVVLVIFTLRFISKKIIHLKRQMLHGGKVFQL, encoded by the exons ATGCTGGCGACTTACACCCGTCTGATCCTGCGATACAAATTTTTGGTCTACTTTGGGGCCTTGATCGTTTTGATGGCGTTGGTGCACCAGATTGGGGAG AATGTTGAAAGGTGGAGTCGTCGGGACCAGTCTGGCCATTTTCACGAGGTGTTTGATCCGCAGAATCGCATTCAGATTTGTACGTCATTCCACAGCAG AGAGTGCACGCCGATGCCAATCGATCTGGTGTACACGTGGGTGAACGGCACAGATGACAACTTGCTGAGGGACATTGCGGCGGTCAAAGAGCAGCTGGCGGAAGAAGAACGAGCTCTGAG AGAGACGCTAAAATGCCCGCTGTCCCGCTGCATTTCAGCACCCATGCTGGTGCTCGATCCCGCCCTGCCGGCCGGCATCACGCTTCATGAGCTGCCCTTGCAGTTGCCCTCCCTTTCAGATGCAAAAGCACTGCTGCGACTGGACAAACCGCTCCAACCCTCCAACGCTGTCTCCGTGGTCATCTTCCATTCACAGGCTGATG CTGACAAAGCCTTGACAGTTGAGCTCAGCGACGACCAGAAATTCTTGCTCTCCAAATGTTACCTG aCCACAGAGAAAGAGACTCCAGGCGCCATACCCATGAACACCCTGGCTTATGTGACTGGATTCCCAGGATCCTTCAAGGTGTCAGAAGAGCTGCGAGCCAAATTACCGACGGCCATCACGGACAAGATGACAGCG TTGGAGTTGTACCCCGAAGCCAACATCGCTCTCCTCTACCTCAAAAGTCCACAGCATTTGACTGATCTCCTCCATGAAGCTAAAAACGACCTGACTCTGGATGGGAAGCAGTTGGCCATCAGCCCCGTCTACTTGTTCTGGGAT GAAATCTTCTTGAACCCCGGCGACCTCCCCACCTTCAGCTCCCCCGCGATCGAGAGCAACCTCCACCGCATCCCGGGAATCGCTCAGAAGTTCATTTACCTCAACGATGATGTGATGTTTGGCAAAGACGTCTGGGTTGATGACTTCTACACCCCATCGAATGGGCAGAAA GTCTATCTCACTTGGCCTTTTTCCCCTTGTTCCAAGGGCTGTCCAGGAAGCCTGATAGAGAACGGGAAGTGTAATAAAGAATGCAACAACCTTGCCTGTGATTGGGACGGAGGCGACTGCAAGG CAAGGAACCACAGGTCTGTGCGCAGTGCTGGGAATGCGGGGGACAAGAGAGGTTCTGAAGTGGAAGCGTCTGGTGCTGCTGCATCTCCACTGAGGAGGAATCTCCAAGAGTTTGTCCCTTCTGATGAAGGCTTTCTATCCTGGGAGGAGTCCAAGTTGTTTAACGCTCTCCTGGAG GAAGAAGAACGTCACCAGAGAGCGCTAATGTATGAGACCAATGGCGCCGCTTTTGGTCGAAAGCTGCAGAACAGTTTTACCGAATCGCTACGATACGTGGACAGGCTGTACAACCGCAAGTTTGGCGTCATGTCTCGTAAAACTATCGCGCACACACCCCACATGATTGACAAGTTGGTCATGCAGGAGCTGCAGAACAT gTTCCCAAAAGAATTTGAGAAGACCTCCGGCCATCGTTTGCGCCACTCGGAAGACATGCAGTTTGCCTTTTCATACTTTTACTTCCTGATGAGCGTCAAGCAGAAGGCTAACGTTTCAGAGGTGTTTGACACAGCGGATAAGGACCGGTCTGGTGTTCTGTCCGATCCGGAGATTGAAGCCTTTGCTATGAGAATCCACAAGCAACGCCTCAATCCTACG GACTTGAAAAGTTTAGCTAATGACTTGATCACCTGCTCTAAAAATGAAGTCATTCAGAACCTCAGAACGAAACACCGTCAAGAGGTTTACATTGACCAAAACATG CCTCAGATCACAAAAGATCTGGTCCTGAACTGCAAACCCGTCACGGATCGTATTCGTCAAGCCTTCCCAGACCAGAAGAAGTACAA GTACCAGATCATGGGGGAGCAGGAGATCCATTTCAGGTTAATTACGAACAACATGGCCAGCGCTCTTCGGCATTTTCAAGAAGTTCGGACCCAACCAAA AAAGTTCATCTGCATGAACGACGACATTGATCACAGCAAAAGCAACGCCAAGGAAGTGCAAATGAAGATGGCCGAATTCTACCACGCCATGTTCCCGCAGCCGTCCCAGTTTGAACTGCCCAAAGAAAAGATCAACAGGTTCCTGTACATGGACGAGCTCCATAAATG
- the LOC131132621 gene encoding N-acetylglucosamine-1-phosphotransferase subunits alpha/beta-like isoform X1 encodes MLATYTRLILRYKFLVYFGALIVLMALVHQIGENVERWSRRDQSGHFHEVFDPQNRIQICTSFHSRECTPMPIDLVYTWVNGTDDNLLRDIAAVKEQLAEEERALRETLKCPLSRCISAPMLVLDPALPAGITLHELPLQLPSLSDAKALLRLDKPLQPSNAVSVVIFHSQADADKALTVELSDDQKFLLSKCYLTTEKETPGAIPMNTLAYVTGFPGSFKVSEELRAKLPTAITDKMTALELYPEANIALLYLKSPQHLTDLLHEAKNDLTLDGKQLAISPVYLFWDFSQVPSFQIKPGPKDVLTTNRFEDNGALRHSLRSVEKYAPWVRHIFVVTNGQIPFWLNLENPRISVVTHQEIFLNPGDLPTFSSPAIESNLHRIPGIAQKFIYLNDDVMFGKDVWVDDFYTPSNGQKVYLTWPFSPCSKGCPGSLIENGKCNKECNNLACDWDGGDCKARNHRSVRSAGNAGDKRGSEVEASGAAASPLRRNLQEFVPSDEGFLSWEESKLFNALLEEEERHQRALMYETNGAAFGRKLQNSFTESLRYVDRLYNRKFGVMSRKTIAHTPHMIDKLVMQELQNMFPKEFEKTSGHRLRHSEDMQFAFSYFYFLMSVKQKANVSEVFDTADKDRSGVLSDPEIEAFAMRIHKQRLNPTDLKSLANDLITCSKNEVIQNLRTKHRQEVYIDQNMPQITKDLVLNCKPVTDRIRQAFPDQKKYKYQIMGEQEIHFRLITNNMASALRHFQEVRTQPKKFICMNDDIDHSKSNAKEVQMKMAEFYHAMFPQPSQFELPKEKINRFLYMDELHKWQAYQDRLRFYRYCVIVVLVIFTLRFISKKIIHLKRQMLHGGKVFQL; translated from the exons ATGCTGGCGACTTACACCCGTCTGATCCTGCGATACAAATTTTTGGTCTACTTTGGGGCCTTGATCGTTTTGATGGCGTTGGTGCACCAGATTGGGGAG AATGTTGAAAGGTGGAGTCGTCGGGACCAGTCTGGCCATTTTCACGAGGTGTTTGATCCGCAGAATCGCATTCAGATTTGTACGTCATTCCACAGCAG AGAGTGCACGCCGATGCCAATCGATCTGGTGTACACGTGGGTGAACGGCACAGATGACAACTTGCTGAGGGACATTGCGGCGGTCAAAGAGCAGCTGGCGGAAGAAGAACGAGCTCTGAG AGAGACGCTAAAATGCCCGCTGTCCCGCTGCATTTCAGCACCCATGCTGGTGCTCGATCCCGCCCTGCCGGCCGGCATCACGCTTCATGAGCTGCCCTTGCAGTTGCCCTCCCTTTCAGATGCAAAAGCACTGCTGCGACTGGACAAACCGCTCCAACCCTCCAACGCTGTCTCCGTGGTCATCTTCCATTCACAGGCTGATG CTGACAAAGCCTTGACAGTTGAGCTCAGCGACGACCAGAAATTCTTGCTCTCCAAATGTTACCTG aCCACAGAGAAAGAGACTCCAGGCGCCATACCCATGAACACCCTGGCTTATGTGACTGGATTCCCAGGATCCTTCAAGGTGTCAGAAGAGCTGCGAGCCAAATTACCGACGGCCATCACGGACAAGATGACAGCG TTGGAGTTGTACCCCGAAGCCAACATCGCTCTCCTCTACCTCAAAAGTCCACAGCATTTGACTGATCTCCTCCATGAAGCTAAAAACGACCTGACTCTGGATGGGAAGCAGTTGGCCATCAGCCCCGTCTACTTGTTCTGGGAT TTTTCCCAGGTGCCATCTTTCCAGATAAAGCCAGGTCCAAAAGACGTTCTGACAACCAATCGCTTTGAAGACAATGGCGCACTCCGACATTCACTGCGATCCGTGGAGAAATACGCTCCATGGGTGCGACATATTTTCGTCGTCACAAACGGGCAGATTCCTTTCTGGCTGAACTTGGAGAACCCCCGAATTTCAGTTGTCACACATCAG GAAATCTTCTTGAACCCCGGCGACCTCCCCACCTTCAGCTCCCCCGCGATCGAGAGCAACCTCCACCGCATCCCGGGAATCGCTCAGAAGTTCATTTACCTCAACGATGATGTGATGTTTGGCAAAGACGTCTGGGTTGATGACTTCTACACCCCATCGAATGGGCAGAAA GTCTATCTCACTTGGCCTTTTTCCCCTTGTTCCAAGGGCTGTCCAGGAAGCCTGATAGAGAACGGGAAGTGTAATAAAGAATGCAACAACCTTGCCTGTGATTGGGACGGAGGCGACTGCAAGG CAAGGAACCACAGGTCTGTGCGCAGTGCTGGGAATGCGGGGGACAAGAGAGGTTCTGAAGTGGAAGCGTCTGGTGCTGCTGCATCTCCACTGAGGAGGAATCTCCAAGAGTTTGTCCCTTCTGATGAAGGCTTTCTATCCTGGGAGGAGTCCAAGTTGTTTAACGCTCTCCTGGAG GAAGAAGAACGTCACCAGAGAGCGCTAATGTATGAGACCAATGGCGCCGCTTTTGGTCGAAAGCTGCAGAACAGTTTTACCGAATCGCTACGATACGTGGACAGGCTGTACAACCGCAAGTTTGGCGTCATGTCTCGTAAAACTATCGCGCACACACCCCACATGATTGACAAGTTGGTCATGCAGGAGCTGCAGAACAT gTTCCCAAAAGAATTTGAGAAGACCTCCGGCCATCGTTTGCGCCACTCGGAAGACATGCAGTTTGCCTTTTCATACTTTTACTTCCTGATGAGCGTCAAGCAGAAGGCTAACGTTTCAGAGGTGTTTGACACAGCGGATAAGGACCGGTCTGGTGTTCTGTCCGATCCGGAGATTGAAGCCTTTGCTATGAGAATCCACAAGCAACGCCTCAATCCTACG GACTTGAAAAGTTTAGCTAATGACTTGATCACCTGCTCTAAAAATGAAGTCATTCAGAACCTCAGAACGAAACACCGTCAAGAGGTTTACATTGACCAAAACATG CCTCAGATCACAAAAGATCTGGTCCTGAACTGCAAACCCGTCACGGATCGTATTCGTCAAGCCTTCCCAGACCAGAAGAAGTACAA GTACCAGATCATGGGGGAGCAGGAGATCCATTTCAGGTTAATTACGAACAACATGGCCAGCGCTCTTCGGCATTTTCAAGAAGTTCGGACCCAACCAAA AAAGTTCATCTGCATGAACGACGACATTGATCACAGCAAAAGCAACGCCAAGGAAGTGCAAATGAAGATGGCCGAATTCTACCACGCCATGTTCCCGCAGCCGTCCCAGTTTGAACTGCCCAAAGAAAAGATCAACAGGTTCCTGTACATGGACGAGCTCCATAAATG